Genomic segment of Pseudoalteromonas sp. NC201:
CAACATTGCTCAACAGGGTGAATGGACGCGCGTCAGCGGTGTGAAAAAATAAGGCTGCTAACGTAACGCTGACAAAAGTATCAGCGAGTCAATGAAAGTTAGTAAGTTTTAACTGGTAAAGCCTGTAATTAACAGGCTTTACGCATTTTTCACAGCTTAAATTTTCGGCTCAAATTGTACCTTTAAAATTGTTTTTGCATAAATTTCGTGCAAATTATCTGGGCTCTCAGGTTGTTATCAAATGTCAACCCATAAAGTTCAAAAAAAAAGCAATTATGTTCAATTTATAACCTTTGATTTTTGCGAAAAAAACCGTAAACTTAGCGCCCCTTGAGGTAAGGCGGATTAAACTGTAGTGCGTATTGGTCCATACCAACTTGAAAACAATCTTATCGTAGCACCAATGGCTGGGATCACCGACAGACCGTTTCGACAACTGTGTCGACGTCTAGGTGCTGGGCTTGCGGTATCAGAAATGTTGTCTTCAAATCCAAAAGTGTGGAAAACCGATAAGTCGCAAAATCGCATGGATCACAGCGGTGAATCGGGCATTCGCTCGGTACAAATCGCAGGAGCAGATCCTGAGTTGATGGCGCAAGCAGCGCAATTTAATGTCGCAAACGGTGCGCAGATCATAGATATCAATATGGGCTGCCCCGCTAAGAAAGTGAACAAGAAGCTTGCAGGCTCAGCATTGTTGCAATATCCAGAGTTGGTTGACGAAATCGTCACCGCTGTGGTTGCTGCCGTTGACGTACCTGTGTCGTTAAAAATCCGTACAGGATGGGACACAGACAATCGTAACGGTGTTGAGATTGCTCGCATAGCTGAACGTCGAGGCATTGCTTCGCTAGCCGTGCATGGCCGTACAAGAGCATGTATGTATAAGGGCGAAGCTGAATACGCCACGATCAGAGAAATTAAACGTTCAGTATCTATTCCTGTGGTAGCAAACGGTGACATTACGTCTCCTGAAAAAGCGAAACAGGTGCTGGAATACACGGGCGCAGATGCCATTATGATTGGTCGAGCCGCCCAAGGTCGTCCTTGGATTTTCCGAGAAATAGACCACTATTTGCAAACCGGTGAACATTTGCCAGAACCTGAAATAGCAGAGGTTCGAGCAATATTGATGGAGCACTTA
This window contains:
- the dusB gene encoding tRNA dihydrouridine synthase DusB, with protein sequence MRIGPYQLENNLIVAPMAGITDRPFRQLCRRLGAGLAVSEMLSSNPKVWKTDKSQNRMDHSGESGIRSVQIAGADPELMAQAAQFNVANGAQIIDINMGCPAKKVNKKLAGSALLQYPELVDEIVTAVVAAVDVPVSLKIRTGWDTDNRNGVEIARIAERRGIASLAVHGRTRACMYKGEAEYATIREIKRSVSIPVVANGDITSPEKAKQVLEYTGADAIMIGRAAQGRPWIFREIDHYLQTGEHLPEPEIAEVRAILMEHLVNLHQFYGEPMGARIARKHVSWYLQAHDQEGQFRRVFNALETPEAQIEALEDYFETLG